TTTTTTCATTCATCATACCATGTATGATTTTGTCGAAAGAGCTTGAATCATGTAATTTTCTAGTGTCGTGACCTTCTATAGAGGCTGTACTTGATCGAGGTTTATCACTCTCCAGGGGAAAAGATCTGGAGTTGGAAGAATGAAAAACTGAAGCTTGTGAAGAGTCACGAGTTCCAGACGATAATGAATCATCAACTCCATGCTTATCAGATCCATAAGGTGGTGGCACACTTTGACCACAAGTAAGGTTTCCTGGATCCAGTTGACCAGACCGCGTCCTTAAATTCATACTAGATATCAAAGCCAGCCAAGTTGACTCGTTCAAGCTATAAAGAGTGTTTGTAAGCCTCGGTAGTGTCCCATTCTTTGCAGCTATCCGACAAAAATCATTCCTAGGGAACCGGTGAAGTTTCAGTACCTTCCAAATTCCATCAATTGCTAGACGAACCATTTCCCTGTAATTCATGgatttttaaatttgaaattaaatcaattaaagGCACAAAGATGAATCGTAAAACCTACTAGGGTATGAGTTTTAAAGTAGATGATAAAGTGCTAGTCAAACATCACATGTTGATACAATAATAGGTTATATCTTAAACACCATACCTGCACATCTAAAACATCAGATAACATGAAGAGAAGATTATGGTATTACTGAAATATCACGTGCTTTCACCATGCCATTGACTACACAAGCCGTATTCTTCTTG
This DNA window, taken from Apium graveolens cultivar Ventura unplaced genomic scaffold, ASM990537v1 ctg451, whole genome shotgun sequence, encodes the following:
- the LOC141702001 gene encoding MAP3K epsilon protein kinase 1-like isoform X3; translated protein: MVRLAIDGIWKVLKLHRFPRNDFCRIAAKNGTLPRLTNTLYSLNESTWLALISSMNLRTRSGQLDPGNLTCGQSVPPPYGSDKHGVDDSLSSGTRDSSQASVFHSSNSRSFPLESDKPRSSTASIEGHDTRKLHDSSSFDKIIHGMMNEKSDPSRTAHRISIKRTQTLADGVSKCVDPLTVDISGSFICYNNP
- the LOC141702001 gene encoding MAP3K epsilon protein kinase 1-like isoform X1 codes for the protein MIHDLYYFNQEMVRLAIDGIWKVLKLHRFPRNDFCRIAAKNGTLPRLTNTLYSLNESTWLALISSMNLRTRSGQLDPGNLTCGQSVPPPYGSDKHGVDDSLSSGTRDSSQASVFHSSNSRSFPLESDKPRSSTASIEGHDTRKLHDSSSFDKIIHGMMNEKSDPSRTAHRISIKRTQTLADGVSKCVDPLTVDISGSFICYNNP
- the LOC141702001 gene encoding MAP3K epsilon protein kinase 1-like isoform X2, whose translation is MCREMVRLAIDGIWKVLKLHRFPRNDFCRIAAKNGTLPRLTNTLYSLNESTWLALISSMNLRTRSGQLDPGNLTCGQSVPPPYGSDKHGVDDSLSSGTRDSSQASVFHSSNSRSFPLESDKPRSSTASIEGHDTRKLHDSSSFDKIIHGMMNEKSDPSRTAHRISIKRTQTLADGVSKCVDPLTVDISGSFICYNNP